A single genomic interval of Cupriavidus sp. MP-37 harbors:
- a CDS encoding LysR substrate-binding domain-containing protein yields MHGRDHLDTYLLRVLHTLLTEQSVTRTAVRLGQSQPAISNTLKRLREITGDAILVRGKNGMVPTERGRELLALAEQSLAAMDRIARPPQQFDPATTTRTFHLGAPDYLDAFFLPNIVERVRRLAPGAKLFVHPMTSSSDFLDDLEQGQLDIVVGNWLSPPEHLHISPLFDDEVVCMLGAQHPLARKGLTLKHYLEMPHLAPAPYASMQRSMIDQALAEQGYKRNIQVTLPYFGLVPYVLMKTDMVFTTGRQFAAHYAQYLPIRMVPSPVSFPRMRFYQLWHERCHAAPDVMWIRRMIAEVAADLPQLPRLEAEAG; encoded by the coding sequence ATGCACGGACGCGACCATCTCGATACCTATTTGCTGCGGGTGCTCCATACCCTGCTCACCGAGCAGAGCGTGACCCGCACCGCCGTGCGTCTGGGCCAGTCGCAGCCCGCCATCAGCAATACCCTGAAGCGCCTGCGCGAGATCACCGGCGACGCCATTTTGGTGCGGGGCAAAAACGGCATGGTGCCCACCGAGCGCGGCCGCGAACTGCTGGCGCTGGCCGAGCAGAGCCTGGCGGCGATGGACCGCATCGCGCGCCCGCCGCAGCAGTTCGACCCGGCCACCACCACGCGCACCTTCCACCTCGGCGCCCCCGACTACCTGGACGCCTTCTTCCTGCCCAATATCGTCGAGCGCGTGCGCCGGCTGGCGCCGGGCGCCAAGCTGTTCGTGCATCCGATGACGTCGTCGTCGGACTTCCTCGACGACCTCGAGCAAGGGCAGCTCGATATCGTGGTCGGCAACTGGCTGTCGCCGCCCGAGCACCTGCATATCTCGCCGCTGTTCGACGACGAGGTGGTGTGCATGCTGGGCGCCCAGCACCCGCTGGCGCGCAAGGGCCTGACGCTCAAGCATTACCTGGAAATGCCGCACCTGGCGCCCGCGCCCTATGCATCGATGCAGCGCAGCATGATCGACCAGGCGCTTGCCGAGCAGGGCTACAAGCGCAATATCCAGGTCACGCTGCCGTATTTCGGACTGGTGCCGTATGTGCTGATGAAGACCGACATGGTCTTCACCACCGGCCGGCAATTTGCCGCGCACTACGCGCAATACCTGCCGATCCGCATGGTGCCGTCGCCGGTGTCGTTCCCGCGCATGCGCTTCTACCAGCTGTGGCACGAACGCTGCCATGCCGCGCCGGACGTGATGTGGATCCGGCGCATGATTGCGGAGGTGGCAGCGGATCTGCCGCAGTTGCCGCGGCTGGAGGCGGAGGCGGGCTAA